The Listeria welshimeri serovar 6b str. SLCC5334 genome has a window encoding:
- the addA gene encoding helicase-exonuclease AddAB subunit AddA has protein sequence MGLNIPEKPVNTLWTDDQWKAIQANGNNILVAAAAGSGKTAVLVTRIIEKLVDETGNLNVDELLIVTFTNASAAEMKYRIGKSLEEALSQNPDSSHLKKQVALLNYASISTLHSFCLEIIRKHYFEADIDPNFRLIEPIESSMIRDEVLEELLEKEYSIANNEAFFHLVESFTGDRTDAELHMLISKLYDFSRANPNPDLWLEQMVNFYDTKDINSITELPYFPIIKEDIELRINQAKSYLLNAIEYASENNGPAPYLETLENDLAQINTLSNISWTNWQDVKLRVESMDFKRIPSLKNKSDYDEEYVEETKRFRDAAKKEIKNVLVDWFSREETNYLADLEKMKPDIKTISELVKNFANNFFEEKQRRGVLDFNDLEHLALKILLKNDVPSDVAKSYQKQFKEVLIDEYQDTNMVQETILLLVTNSEESKGNLFMVGDVKQSIYRFRLAEPTLFMTKYQEYQQNGEGEGIRIDLSQNFRSRKEVLDATNFIFHQLMDKHVAEIDYDEAAELTLGANFPKSNHMATELLLIDMKSNENESEDELSPQELQKNQVEARAIATKIREMIDNKFPIYDKKLQQNRSIQYRDIVILSRAMTSAPDMEEAMKVQDIPFYASNNSGYFETTEVATMIALLKVIDNPYQDIPLAAVLRSPIVGLNEEELGQIRMAKKKGYFFDALLAYKDITVSAAADRISDFITQLNNWRELSIRENLTALIWQIYQETNFYEFVGGLPGGKQRQANLRALYDRANQYEKTAFRGLFRFVRFVERLEVRGDDLGTAKTLGEKEDVVRMMTIHASKGLEFPVVIISGLSKKFNMRDIYSKTLLDKDYGFASNYRDIEKMIVYPTIMQQAIKQKKSREMIAEEMRVLYVALTRAEEKLILTATVPDFEKTSKNWLQVSNQKETILPASIRAKAKCYLDWIGNTIIRHTSFKDLLCEERIQTLPTEMKLQIEIKTKEMFLTTELEEHKADNWLENVKAHEPVPVQSAYKDEIERFMNYKYKDVAATEIRAKQSVTELKRQFSLQDSWSDTSILKEFQKVSLDRPKFLQQNKLSATEIGTAMHTLMQAVSLTYKPSEKDLTSLLQSMQEKDILTEAQIKAINIKQIMGFFDSPLGETVLQKSDQVKREVPFSYLLPVAKLYKQSDLEEHVLIQGVVDSMIEEEDAITLIDYKTDKIEGRYANWEAAEKVMKERYQIQIKLYAEAIQAITGKKVSNAYLYFFDGQHICQINIEEGF, from the coding sequence ATGGGTTTAAATATACCGGAGAAACCAGTAAATACTTTATGGACTGATGACCAGTGGAAAGCTATCCAAGCTAATGGAAATAACATTCTTGTTGCTGCTGCTGCGGGTTCAGGTAAAACAGCTGTTTTGGTAACAAGAATTATTGAAAAATTAGTAGATGAAACTGGAAATCTGAACGTAGATGAGTTGTTAATTGTAACATTTACGAATGCATCGGCTGCAGAAATGAAGTATAGAATAGGTAAAAGTTTGGAAGAAGCATTGTCACAAAATCCGGATTCCTCACATTTGAAAAAACAAGTAGCGCTGCTTAACTATGCTTCTATTTCTACACTACATTCATTTTGTTTAGAGATTATTCGAAAGCATTATTTTGAAGCAGATATTGATCCGAATTTCCGCTTAATTGAACCGATTGAAAGTAGCATGATTCGTGATGAAGTTTTAGAAGAATTACTTGAAAAAGAATACAGCATAGCGAATAACGAGGCTTTTTTTCATCTAGTTGAGTCTTTTACAGGTGATAGAACCGATGCAGAATTGCATATGCTAATTTCTAAACTTTACGATTTTTCTAGGGCCAATCCAAATCCTGATTTGTGGCTAGAACAAATGGTGAACTTTTATGACACAAAAGATATTAATTCTATTACAGAGCTACCCTACTTTCCGATTATTAAAGAAGATATTGAGTTAAGAATTAATCAAGCTAAAAGTTATTTATTAAATGCTATAGAATATGCAAGTGAGAACAATGGACCGGCGCCTTATTTAGAGACATTAGAAAATGATTTAGCCCAAATTAATACCTTATCTAATATAAGTTGGACTAATTGGCAGGATGTAAAATTGAGAGTTGAAAGTATGGACTTCAAGCGCATTCCGTCGCTCAAAAATAAAAGTGATTACGATGAAGAGTATGTAGAAGAAACCAAAAGATTTCGTGATGCTGCTAAAAAAGAAATTAAAAATGTTTTAGTAGATTGGTTTTCAAGAGAAGAGACAAATTATTTAGCTGATTTAGAGAAAATGAAACCAGACATAAAAACAATAAGTGAGCTAGTAAAGAACTTTGCTAACAACTTTTTTGAAGAAAAACAACGACGTGGAGTACTAGATTTTAATGATTTAGAACACTTAGCCTTAAAGATTTTATTGAAAAATGATGTTCCGTCAGATGTGGCAAAAAGCTATCAAAAGCAATTTAAGGAAGTATTGATTGATGAATATCAAGATACTAATATGGTCCAAGAGACTATTCTTTTGCTTGTAACTAATTCTGAGGAATCAAAAGGAAATTTATTTATGGTTGGAGATGTGAAGCAATCCATCTATCGTTTTCGATTAGCAGAACCAACTTTATTCATGACAAAATACCAAGAGTATCAGCAAAATGGTGAAGGGGAAGGTATTCGCATAGATTTATCTCAAAACTTCAGAAGTAGAAAAGAAGTTCTTGATGCGACCAATTTTATATTTCATCAACTAATGGACAAGCATGTTGCGGAAATCGATTACGATGAGGCCGCTGAGTTAACACTAGGCGCTAACTTCCCTAAATCGAATCATATGGCAACAGAACTTTTGTTAATCGATATGAAGTCTAATGAGAACGAATCAGAGGACGAACTATCTCCACAAGAATTGCAAAAAAACCAAGTGGAAGCAAGAGCTATCGCAACGAAAATTAGAGAAATGATAGATAATAAGTTTCCAATTTATGATAAAAAATTGCAACAAAATAGATCTATTCAATATCGTGATATTGTGATTTTATCAAGAGCCATGACAAGTGCACCAGATATGGAAGAAGCAATGAAAGTGCAAGATATTCCATTTTATGCTAGTAATAATTCTGGTTACTTTGAAACGACTGAAGTGGCTACCATGATTGCTCTATTAAAAGTAATTGATAATCCATATCAAGATATTCCATTAGCTGCAGTTCTTCGTTCTCCTATAGTTGGTTTGAATGAAGAAGAATTAGGCCAAATTCGGATGGCCAAGAAAAAAGGCTATTTTTTCGATGCACTGTTAGCTTATAAGGATATAACAGTTTCAGCCGCTGCAGATAGGATTAGTGATTTTATTACGCAATTAAATAATTGGCGTGAACTGTCGATTCGAGAAAACTTAACAGCCTTAATTTGGCAAATTTATCAAGAAACCAATTTCTATGAATTTGTTGGAGGCTTGCCAGGTGGAAAACAACGACAGGCTAATTTACGTGCTTTGTATGACCGTGCAAATCAATATGAAAAGACAGCTTTCCGAGGATTATTCCGCTTTGTGCGCTTTGTTGAGCGATTAGAAGTTCGTGGAGATGATTTAGGTACTGCTAAAACATTAGGCGAAAAAGAAGATGTTGTTCGTATGATGACGATTCATGCGAGCAAAGGATTAGAATTTCCAGTAGTGATTATTTCGGGATTAAGTAAGAAATTTAATATGCGTGATATCTATAGTAAAACTTTATTGGATAAAGACTATGGCTTTGCATCAAACTACAGAGATATAGAAAAAATGATTGTTTATCCAACGATTATGCAACAAGCGATTAAACAAAAAAAATCTCGCGAAATGATTGCGGAAGAAATGCGAGTTTTATATGTTGCACTTACTCGTGCGGAAGAAAAGTTAATTTTGACAGCTACTGTTCCAGATTTTGAAAAAACAAGTAAAAACTGGCTACAAGTAAGTAATCAAAAAGAAACCATTTTACCAGCCTCAATTCGTGCAAAGGCAAAATGTTATTTGGATTGGATAGGAAATACGATAATCCGCCATACTAGTTTTAAAGACCTTTTGTGCGAGGAAAGGATTCAAACACTCCCAACAGAAATGAAGCTACAAATTGAAATTAAAACAAAAGAAATGTTTCTAACAACTGAATTAGAGGAGCATAAAGCAGATAATTGGTTAGAAAATGTTAAAGCACATGAACCAGTACCTGTTCAAAGTGCTTACAAGGATGAAATTGAGCGTTTTATGAACTACAAATATAAAGATGTTGCAGCAACTGAAATACGTGCTAAGCAATCTGTTACAGAGCTTAAAAGGCAATTTTCTTTGCAAGATAGTTGGAGCGACACATCTATTTTGAAAGAATTCCAAAAGGTTTCTTTAGATAGACCTAAATTCTTACAGCAAAATAAGTTATCTGCAACTGAAATCGGAACCGCAATGCATACGCTCATGCAAGCTGTGTCACTCACTTATAAACCTAGCGAGAAAGATTTAACTAGTCTTTTACAATCTATGCAAGAAAAAGATATTCTGACAGAAGCGCAGATTAAAGCTATTAATATCAAACAAATAATGGGTTTCTTTGATTCGCCACTAGGTGAAACTGTTTTACAGAAAAGTGATCAAGTAAAACGTGAAGTCCCATTCAGTTATTTGCTTCCTGTC
- the addB gene encoding helicase-exonuclease AddAB subunit AddB, protein MTLQIIAGKSGTGKTTHLMDEVGKKIKKTSKTYIFIVPDQMTFQMETSFLNKESLSGMLGTQIFSFSRLAWKILQETGGLSKTFLSQTGIEMVIRKAALDQKDKLKIFSKATSRKGFYSELAKLFKEMKQEEVSVADLENSAINMSKSVTNKIHDISLIYQKYEELLAGKFLENEDYLRLLADKIIESDYLNQTEIIIDGFTSFSKQELTVIEKLMEKCDKVTVSLTLNVPEIQKGLEEYNMFKQSTEAYFALLEMAKLNKISVESDKLFLENKRAKSDSLAFLADVWGNNKFVTFEEKPQDLAIHQANNRRAEIEGIAREIRQLTLKGYRYQDMAILTRNISDYDVLCETVMESFDIPIFIDKKRAMAKHPFIEFIRSSIDAILFNWKYEPIFQAVKTEFFFDVSENTSIMRRKADILENYVLENGIQNKWKWEKEGDWIYRKIRGLSTNLLPQTDEELETQAIINEMRNLIVEPLSILENNLAKARTGTEFAMALYHFLEQVKAVEHLESWRQTAEENGYLELAREHEQAWSSVSELLDEFVEVLGEESLDINSFAEIVATGLDALEFSLLPPSLDQIVLSDMENAKLLDMKVIFAIGMNDGIMPLRQKDKGILSDQDRDSLRAENSNLKPSAKNNIGEEDLLAYKIISLPSDKLFLSYPAADEEGKVLSESNYLRKIKGQFKKLNEEVYLTDPSLLSDEEQSSYIRSKQATLGLLTSQLQMYKRGYPLSNVWWDAYNGYFEDTKESKVAKQVLSSLYYENKTKALHETTAKNLFGENIHASVSRMEKFFSCEFQHFAQYGLKLEERAHFKLQAVDMGEIFHGAMEWISAELKRNNQDWGNLTEEECRQMAKLAMTFLAPKIQHEILLSSKRMEYIQYKLLQIITRATTVLNEQAKSSAFRPIGLEVDFGLKGDIPSLKIPLKSESELLLQGRIDRIDVAEQDDRTFLRIIDYKSSSHDLALTEVYYGLALQMLTYLDIVVTNAQKMIGKTAEPAGVLYFHMHNQFVQADKELSDEAIAKELQKSSKMKGLILSDPVAVSLMDTSLEKGKSSNIIPAEIKQNGDLSARSRTATKEEFDKMRHFVRHKYQEAGNKILDGAVSINPYKLKERTPCQFCGFRSFCGFDPSLTSNQYRHLTNEKAENILTKMDIEGGTQ, encoded by the coding sequence ATGACGCTTCAAATAATTGCGGGTAAATCAGGAACAGGTAAAACAACTCATTTAATGGATGAGGTAGGTAAAAAAATCAAAAAAACTTCTAAGACATACATTTTTATTGTTCCAGATCAAATGACATTTCAAATGGAAACAAGTTTTCTGAATAAAGAGAGCCTTTCGGGTATGCTGGGGACACAAATATTCAGTTTTAGTAGACTTGCTTGGAAAATCCTCCAAGAAACAGGTGGATTATCTAAAACTTTTCTCAGTCAAACTGGTATTGAGATGGTCATTCGTAAAGCTGCTTTAGATCAAAAAGACAAACTTAAAATTTTTTCCAAAGCTACTTCAAGAAAAGGCTTTTATTCAGAGTTGGCAAAATTATTTAAAGAAATGAAGCAAGAAGAAGTATCTGTAGCTGATTTAGAAAATAGTGCAATAAATATGTCTAAAAGCGTAACCAATAAAATACATGATATTTCGCTTATCTATCAAAAATATGAAGAACTTTTAGCTGGGAAATTCCTTGAGAATGAAGATTATTTAAGATTATTAGCAGATAAAATTATAGAAAGCGATTATCTTAATCAAACTGAAATAATAATTGATGGGTTCACTTCCTTTTCCAAGCAAGAATTAACTGTAATAGAGAAATTAATGGAAAAATGCGATAAAGTTACAGTCTCTCTGACACTAAATGTGCCTGAAATTCAAAAAGGGTTAGAAGAGTATAACATGTTTAAACAAAGTACAGAAGCCTACTTTGCTTTATTAGAGATGGCTAAATTAAATAAAATCTCAGTAGAATCTGATAAACTTTTTTTAGAAAATAAACGAGCTAAATCAGATTCATTAGCATTTTTAGCAGATGTCTGGGGAAATAATAAATTTGTGACGTTTGAAGAGAAGCCTCAAGACTTAGCGATTCATCAAGCAAATAATAGACGCGCTGAGATTGAGGGTATTGCTCGTGAAATTCGTCAGCTGACATTAAAAGGTTATAGATATCAAGATATGGCTATTTTGACTAGAAATATCAGTGATTATGATGTTCTATGTGAAACCGTAATGGAATCATTTGATATACCAATTTTTATTGATAAAAAAAGGGCAATGGCTAAGCATCCTTTTATTGAATTTATACGTTCCAGCATTGATGCGATTCTATTTAATTGGAAGTATGAACCGATTTTCCAAGCGGTTAAAACAGAATTTTTCTTTGACGTGTCAGAAAACACTTCTATTATGAGACGCAAAGCAGATATTCTTGAAAATTATGTATTAGAAAATGGCATTCAAAATAAATGGAAATGGGAAAAAGAGGGCGACTGGATTTATCGTAAAATTCGTGGTCTTTCCACTAATTTATTACCACAAACAGATGAAGAATTAGAAACACAAGCAATTATTAATGAAATGAGAAATCTAATTGTTGAGCCTCTTTCCATATTAGAAAACAATTTAGCAAAAGCAAGAACAGGTACTGAATTTGCTATGGCACTTTATCATTTTTTAGAGCAGGTTAAAGCCGTGGAACATTTAGAATCTTGGAGACAGACTGCAGAAGAAAATGGCTATTTAGAATTAGCTAGAGAACATGAACAGGCTTGGAGTTCGGTTTCAGAGCTGCTAGATGAATTTGTAGAAGTTTTGGGAGAAGAAAGTTTAGATATTAATAGCTTTGCTGAAATAGTTGCAACAGGTCTAGATGCTTTAGAATTTTCATTATTGCCACCTTCTCTGGACCAAATAGTTCTATCTGATATGGAAAACGCAAAATTATTAGATATGAAAGTGATTTTTGCTATTGGTATGAATGATGGTATAATGCCACTCCGCCAAAAAGACAAAGGGATTTTATCAGATCAGGATCGTGATTCTTTGCGAGCTGAAAATAGTAATCTAAAACCATCGGCTAAGAATAATATAGGTGAAGAAGATTTATTAGCATACAAAATAATTAGTTTGCCAAGTGATAAATTATTCTTAAGTTATCCGGCTGCTGATGAAGAAGGAAAAGTACTTAGTGAATCCAATTATTTAAGAAAAATAAAAGGCCAATTCAAAAAATTAAATGAAGAAGTTTATTTAACTGATCCTAGTTTGCTAAGTGACGAAGAACAAAGTAGTTATATTCGTTCTAAACAAGCTACACTAGGGTTATTAACTAGCCAACTACAAATGTATAAACGTGGTTATCCTTTATCTAATGTGTGGTGGGATGCGTATAATGGTTACTTTGAAGATACAAAAGAATCTAAAGTAGCCAAACAAGTTCTGTCTAGTCTTTATTATGAAAATAAAACAAAAGCGCTTCATGAAACAACGGCTAAAAACTTGTTTGGAGAAAACATCCATGCAAGTGTCTCGCGTATGGAAAAATTTTTCAGTTGCGAATTCCAACATTTTGCTCAATATGGCTTGAAATTAGAAGAACGTGCTCATTTTAAATTGCAAGCTGTTGATATGGGAGAAATATTCCATGGTGCAATGGAGTGGATTTCAGCTGAATTAAAACGGAATAATCAAGATTGGGGTAATTTGACTGAAGAAGAGTGTCGACAAATGGCTAAACTGGCGATGACATTTTTAGCTCCAAAAATCCAACATGAAATCCTATTAAGCTCTAAACGGATGGAATATATACAGTACAAACTACTTCAAATCATTACAAGAGCTACTACCGTTTTAAATGAACAAGCGAAAAGTAGTGCATTTCGTCCAATCGGTTTAGAAGTGGATTTTGGATTAAAAGGAGATATTCCATCTTTGAAAATACCTTTAAAATCTGAAAGTGAGCTTCTTTTACAAGGGAGAATAGACAGGATTGATGTAGCTGAGCAAGATGATCGTACTTTCCTAAGAATTATTGATTATAAATCTAGTTCGCATGACTTAGCGCTTACAGAAGTTTACTACGGTTTGGCTTTACAAATGCTCACTTATTTAGACATAGTTGTGACCAATGCGCAAAAGATGATTGGGAAAACTGCTGAACCAGCGGGGGTTCTCTATTTCCATATGCACAATCAATTTGTTCAGGCTGACAAAGAATTGAGCGATGAGGCAATTGCAAAAGAACTTCAAAAAAGCTCCAAAATGAAAGGGCTAATTTTATCAGATCCAGTTGCTGTGTCGCTTATGGATACTTCTCTAGAAAAAGGTAAATCTTCTAATATTATTCCAGCAGAAATTAAACAAAATGGAGATTTAAGCGCGCGTTCACGGACTGCCACAAAAGAAGAATTTGATAAGATGCGCCATTTTGTTAGGCATAAATATCAAGAAGCAGGCAATAAGATTTTAGATGGGGCAGTTTCTATTAATCCTTATAAATTAAAAGAAAGAACGCCTTGCCAGTTTTGTGGATTTCGATCTTTTTGCGGATTTGATCCGTCTTTAACGAGTAATCAGTACAGACATTTGACGAATGAAAAAGCAGAAAACATTTTAACAAAAATGGATATAGAGGGAGGGACGCAGTAG
- a CDS encoding IDEAL domain-containing protein, which yields MVIYKSLDFNKVVFSSCFLFFLAILQFFGIVINMSEGVVVVEMRDFSNSLMNQVGVLKGEKELTNVFIECFLTMLLEERKLEQLRAEIDKALDNRNKAKFMQLTEKMNKIQQEMLAFE from the coding sequence ATGGTAATTTACAAGTCATTAGATTTTAATAAAGTTGTATTTTCAAGCTGTTTTCTGTTTTTTCTAGCCATATTACAGTTTTTCGGAATTGTAATAAATATGAGTGAAGGAGTGGTAGTCGTGGAAATGCGTGATTTTTCTAATTCATTGATGAATCAAGTAGGTGTCCTTAAAGGAGAAAAAGAATTAACGAATGTTTTTATCGAATGCTTCCTGACGATGCTCCTAGAAGAGAGAAAATTAGAACAACTTAGAGCTGAAATTGATAAAGCTCTCGATAATAGGAACAAAGCTAAATTTATGCAGCTAACAGAAAAAATGAATAAAATCCAACAGGAAATGCTGGCTTTTGAGTAG
- a CDS encoding competence protein ComK — protein MKKEPISTQFYEVNPHTMIIFPKKSGSIVYSEIYEVDSHYTSKFTPFELIKTSCNFFGSSYEGRKEGTKHLIGVTHKPPIIIDPVTSTYVFPTAAPSSEDCIWIFPQHIKDYKTVGYNHTLITFSNQQTVEIDMSLASFNNQIARTSMLHMKFSQKMRMMESNFPSMNMFFPPATLAAETRRYYNTMISENKDSDDKDE, from the coding sequence ATGAAAAAAGAACCAATTAGTACTCAGTTTTATGAAGTAAACCCACACACGATGATTATTTTTCCAAAAAAGTCTGGAAGTATAGTCTATTCAGAAATTTATGAAGTTGATTCTCATTATACTTCTAAATTTACCCCTTTTGAGCTAATTAAAACCAGTTGTAATTTTTTCGGTTCGAGCTATGAGGGTCGCAAAGAGGGAACCAAGCATTTGATTGGAGTAACCCATAAGCCACCCATTATTATTGACCCAGTTACCTCCACTTATGTATTTCCTACTGCTGCACCAAGTTCAGAAGATTGTATTTGGATTTTCCCGCAGCATATCAAAGACTATAAAACAGTTGGTTATAATCATACTTTAATAACATTTTCTAATCAACAAACAGTTGAAATTGATATGTCTCTAGCTTCCTTTAATAACCAAATCGCTAGAACCTCCATGCTACATATGAAATTTTCTCAAAAGATGCGTATGATGGAGAGCAATTTCCCTTCCATGAATATGTTTTTCCCTCCCGCTACACTCGCCGCTGAAACAAGACGTTATTATAATACAATGATTTCTGAAAATAAAGATTCTGATGACAAGGATGAATAA
- a CDS encoding helix-turn-helix domain-containing protein → MEFGEKLIHLRKKNRLTQKQLAEKIGTTASTISKYENDNHRPPIFILAKLAEILGTTTDFLLDDVAGLREKNSVNAFPLIGNPELEKWYLELPYTYSEEELLMLKRIADAIEDKK, encoded by the coding sequence ATGGAATTTGGAGAAAAATTAATTCATTTACGAAAGAAAAATAGGTTAACACAAAAGCAATTGGCTGAAAAAATTGGTACAACTGCATCGACTATTAGTAAATATGAAAATGATAACCACCGACCGCCAATCTTTATTTTGGCTAAGTTAGCAGAAATTCTTGGCACTACAACAGATTTTTTGCTTGATGATGTGGCTGGACTACGTGAAAAAAATTCAGTTAACGCCTTTCCGTTAATTGGTAATCCTGAACTAGAAAAATGGTATTTAGAATTACCATATACATACTCAGAAGAAGAATTGTTAATGTTAAAACGAATTGCAGATGCAATTGAAGATAAGAAATAA
- a CDS encoding fructose-specific PTS transporter subunit EIIC yields MRITDLLSKDVMIMSLQATTKEAAIDEMIASLKSNGKINDESLFKEAIMNREAQSSTGVGEGIAMPHAKTKAVNEPTVVFAKSENGLDYNSLDGQPAHLFFMIAAPDGANATHLETLAALSRLLVHPAFVQSLKDAKTPDEVISLFNNEQEDTEETIVTPASNNDTGKSVVAVTACPTGIAHTYMAAEKLQETANKLGVRIKVETNGSRGVENRLTDKEIAEADGVIIAADVQVDMPRFDGKHLIAKPVAAGIHKPEELINEAISGNAPVYKAEEGSQATESADGLSIGQQIYKHLMSGVSHMLPFVIGGGIAIAIAFMLDQMLGVPQDQLAKLGSYNEIPALLKQIGDVAFGFMLPVFAGYIAYSISDRPGLVAGFVAGGVASVGGAGFLGALVGGFLAGYAVELVKLALKKLPKTLDGIKVVLFYPVLSVLIVGLLMLLLNVPMSALNTWLNDFLNSLSGTNAVILGLLLGAMMAADLGGPINKAAYIFATGTLAASVATGGSAIMAATMAAGMVPPLATFVATLIFRNKFTTQERDAGLTNSILGASFITEGAIPFAAADPLRMIPSFIAGSAITGAIVMFLNIKVLAPHGGVFVIFLVSQPWFYIIAIIVGTFISAALIGVLRKKPTV; encoded by the coding sequence ATGAGAATTACGGATTTATTAAGCAAAGATGTTATGATCATGTCCTTACAAGCTACAACCAAAGAAGCGGCTATTGATGAAATGATTGCTTCACTAAAGAGCAATGGGAAGATTAACGATGAGTCGCTTTTTAAAGAAGCGATAATGAATCGTGAAGCACAAAGCTCCACAGGGGTAGGCGAAGGTATTGCAATGCCACATGCAAAAACAAAAGCGGTTAATGAACCAACAGTAGTTTTTGCAAAAAGTGAAAATGGTTTGGACTATAACTCTTTAGATGGTCAGCCGGCTCATTTATTCTTTATGATTGCAGCTCCAGATGGCGCAAATGCAACTCACTTAGAAACATTAGCAGCACTTTCTAGATTATTAGTTCATCCAGCATTCGTTCAATCTTTGAAAGATGCTAAAACTCCAGATGAAGTAATAAGCCTATTTAACAATGAACAAGAAGATACAGAAGAAACGATAGTGACTCCAGCATCTAATAACGACACTGGTAAATCAGTCGTAGCAGTTACTGCTTGTCCAACAGGTATTGCTCATACTTATATGGCTGCAGAAAAATTACAAGAAACTGCAAATAAATTAGGTGTACGAATCAAAGTAGAAACAAATGGTTCAAGAGGTGTTGAGAATCGCTTAACAGATAAAGAAATTGCAGAAGCAGATGGTGTTATTATTGCAGCAGATGTACAAGTAGATATGCCTCGTTTTGATGGAAAGCATTTAATTGCTAAACCGGTTGCAGCAGGAATTCATAAACCAGAAGAATTAATTAATGAAGCAATTTCAGGTAATGCACCTGTTTATAAAGCGGAAGAAGGTAGTCAAGCGACTGAGAGCGCAGATGGACTTTCTATTGGTCAGCAGATTTATAAACATCTAATGAGCGGTGTTTCGCATATGTTACCATTTGTAATTGGTGGTGGTATCGCAATTGCTATTGCATTCATGCTTGATCAAATGTTGGGTGTTCCTCAAGATCAACTTGCAAAACTAGGTTCATATAACGAAATTCCAGCTTTATTAAAACAAATCGGTGATGTTGCATTCGGCTTTATGCTTCCTGTGTTTGCTGGTTATATTGCTTACAGTATATCGGATAGACCCGGACTTGTAGCTGGTTTTGTAGCAGGTGGAGTAGCATCTGTTGGTGGTGCAGGTTTCCTTGGAGCATTAGTTGGTGGTTTCCTTGCAGGTTATGCAGTAGAATTAGTAAAACTTGCACTTAAAAAATTACCAAAAACTTTAGACGGTATCAAAGTAGTTTTATTCTATCCAGTTTTATCAGTCTTAATTGTAGGACTTTTAATGTTGTTACTAAACGTACCAATGAGTGCGCTAAATACTTGGTTAAATGATTTCTTAAATAGTTTAAGTGGAACAAATGCAGTTATTCTAGGACTTCTTTTAGGAGCAATGATGGCAGCTGACCTGGGTGGACCAATTAACAAAGCAGCTTATATCTTTGCAACTGGGACTCTCGCAGCAAGTGTAGCAACAGGAGGTAGTGCGATTATGGCAGCAACAATGGCTGCTGGTATGGTGCCACCTTTAGCAACATTTGTAGCAACTCTTATTTTTAGAAATAAATTTACAACACAAGAACGTGATGCAGGATTAACGAACTCTATTCTTGGAGCTTCCTTTATTACAGAAGGTGCAATACCTTTCGCGGCAGCTGATCCACTGCGAATGATACCAAGTTTCATAGCCGGAAGTGCTATCACAGGTGCAATTGTTATGTTCTTGAATATTAAAGTATTGGCACCTCATGGTGGAGTCTTCGTTATCTTCTTAGTATCTCAACCGTGGTTCTATATTATTGCAATTATTGTTGGAACATTCATTAGCGCAGCTTTAATAGGCGTTTTACGTAAAAAACCAACTGTATAA